From the genome of Symphalangus syndactylus isolate Jambi chromosome 7, NHGRI_mSymSyn1-v2.1_pri, whole genome shotgun sequence, one region includes:
- the LOC129486041 gene encoding arginine--tRNA ligase, cytoplasmic isoform X2 gives MEVLVAECSARLLQQEEEIKSLTAEIDRLKNCGCLGASPNLEQLQEENLKLKYRLNILRKSLQAERNKPTKNMINIISRLQEVFGHAIKAAYPDLENPPLLVTPSQQAKFGDYQCNSAMGISQMLKTKEQKVNPREIAENITKHLPDNECIEKVEIAGPGFINVHLRKDFVSEQLTSLLVNGIRLPALGENKKVIVDFSSPNIAKEMHVGHLRSTIIGESISRLFEFAGYDVLRLNHVGDWGTQFGMLIAHLQDKFPDYLTVSPPIGDLQLFYKESKKRFDTEEEFKKRAYQCVVLLQGKNPDITKAWKLICDVSRQGFVQVDDGRKIVFVPGCSIPLTIVKSDGGYTYDTSDLAAIKQRLFEEKADMIIYVVDNGQSVHFQTIFAAAQMIGWYDPKVTRVFLAGFGVVLGEDKKKFKTRSGETVRLVDLLGEGLKRSMDKLKEKERDKVLTAEELNAAQTSVAYGCIKYADLSHNRLNDYVFSFDKMLDDKGNTAAYLLYAFTRIRSIARLANIDEEMLQKAARETKILLDHEKEWKLGRCILRFPEILQKILDDLFLHTLCDYIYELATTFTEFYDSCYCVEKDRQTGKILKVNMWRMLLCEAVAAVMAKGFDILGIKPVQRM, from the exons AGTCTTCAGGCAGAAAGGAACAAACCAACTAAAAATATGATTAACATTATTAGCCGCCTACAAGAGGTCTTTGGTCATGCAATTAAGGCTGCATATCCAGATTTGGAAAATCCTCCTCTGCTAGTGACACCAAGTCAGCAGGCCAAGTTCGGGGACTATCAGTGTAATAGTGCTATGGGTATTTCTCAG ATGCTCAAAAccaaggaacagaaagttaatCCAAGAGAAATTGCTGAAAACATTACCAAACACCTCCCAGACAATGAATGTATTGAAAAAGTTGAAATTGCTGGTCCTG GTTTTATTAATGTCCACTTAAGAAAGGATTTTGTATCAGAACAATTGACCAGTCTCCTAGTGAATGGAATTCGACTACCTGCTCTGGGAGAGAATAAAAAG GTTATAGTTGACTTTTCCTCCCCTAATATAGCTAAAGAGATGCATGTAGGCCACCTGAGGTCCACTATCATAGGAGAGAGTATAAGCCGCCTCTTTGAATTTGCAGGGTATGACGTGCTCAG GTTAAATCATGTAGGAGACTGGGGAACCCAGTTTGGCATGCTCATCGCTCACCTGCAAGATAAATTTCCAGATTATCTAACAGTTTCACCTCCTATTGGGGATCTTCAGCTCTTTTATAAG gaATCTAAGAAGAGGTTTGATACTGAGGAGGAATTTAAGAAGCGAGCATATCAGTGTGTAGTTCTGCTTCAGGGTAAAAACCCAGATATTACAAAAGCTTGGAAGCTTATCTGTGATGTCTCCCGCCAAG GATTTGTGCAGGTGGATGATGGCAGAAAGATTGTATTTGTCCCAGGGTGTTCCATACCATTAACCATAGTAAAATCAGATGGAGGTTATACCTATGATACATCTGACCTGGCTGCTATTAAACAAAGACTATTTGAGGAAAAAGCAGATATGATTATCTATGTGGTGGACAATGGACAA TCTGTGCACTTCCAGACAATATTTGCTGCTGCTCAAATGATTGGTTGGTATGACCCTAAAGTAACTCGAGTCTTCCTTGCTGGATTTGGTGTGGTGCTAGGGGAAGACAA gaaaaagtttaaaacacGTTCGGGTGAAACAGTGCGCCTCGTGGACCTTCTGGGAGAAGGACTAAAACGATCCATGGATaagttgaaggaaaaagaaagagacaag GTCTTAACTGCAGAGGAATTGAATGCTGCTCAGACATCCGTCGCATATGGCTGTATCAAATATGCTGACCTTTCCCATAACCGGTTGAATGACTACGTCTTCTCCTTTGACAAAATGCTAGATGACAAAGGAAATACAGCTGCTTACTTGTTGTATGCCTTCACTAGAATCAG gtctATTGCACGTCTGGCCAATATTGATGAAGAAATGCTCCAAAAAGCTGCTCGAGAAACCAAGATTCTTTTGGATCATGAGAAGGAATGGAAACTAGGCCGGTGCATTTTACGGTTCCCTGAGATTCTGCAAAAGATTTTAGATGACTTATTTCTCCACACTCTCTGTGATTATATATATGAGCTGGCAACTACTTTCACAGAGTTCTATGATAGCTGCTACTGTGTGGAGAAAGATAGACAGACTG gAAAAATATTGAAGGTGAACATGTGGCGTATGCTGCTATGTGAAGCAGTAGCTGCTGTCATGGCCAAGGGGTTTGATATCCTGGGAATAAAACCTGTCCAAAGGATGTAA
- the LOC129486041 gene encoding arginine--tRNA ligase, cytoplasmic isoform X3 produces MINIISRLQEVFGHAIKAAYPDLENPPLLVTPSQQAKFGDYQCNSAMGISQMLKTKEQKVNPREIAENITKHLPDNECIEKVEIAGPGFINVHLRKDFVSEQLTSLLVNGIRLPALGENKKVIVDFSSPNIAKEMHVGHLRSTIIGESISRLFEFAGYDVLRLNHVGDWGTQFGMLIAHLQDKFPDYLTVSPPIGDLQLFYKESKKRFDTEEEFKKRAYQCVVLLQGKNPDITKAWKLICDVSRQEFNKIYDALDISLIERGESFYQDRMYDIVKEFEDRGFVQVDDGRKIVFVPGCSIPLTIVKSDGGYTYDTSDLAAIKQRLFEEKADMIIYVVDNGQSVHFQTIFAAAQMIGWYDPKVTRVFLAGFGVVLGEDKKKFKTRSGETVRLVDLLGEGLKRSMDKLKEKERDKVLTAEELNAAQTSVAYGCIKYADLSHNRLNDYVFSFDKMLDDKGNTAAYLLYAFTRIRSIARLANIDEEMLQKAARETKILLDHEKEWKLGRCILRFPEILQKILDDLFLHTLCDYIYELATTFTEFYDSCYCVEKDRQTGKILKVNMWRMLLCEAVAAVMAKGFDILGIKPVQRM; encoded by the exons ATGATTAACATTATTAGCCGCCTACAAGAGGTCTTTGGTCATGCAATTAAGGCTGCATATCCAGATTTGGAAAATCCTCCTCTGCTAGTGACACCAAGTCAGCAGGCCAAGTTCGGGGACTATCAGTGTAATAGTGCTATGGGTATTTCTCAG ATGCTCAAAAccaaggaacagaaagttaatCCAAGAGAAATTGCTGAAAACATTACCAAACACCTCCCAGACAATGAATGTATTGAAAAAGTTGAAATTGCTGGTCCTG GTTTTATTAATGTCCACTTAAGAAAGGATTTTGTATCAGAACAATTGACCAGTCTCCTAGTGAATGGAATTCGACTACCTGCTCTGGGAGAGAATAAAAAG GTTATAGTTGACTTTTCCTCCCCTAATATAGCTAAAGAGATGCATGTAGGCCACCTGAGGTCCACTATCATAGGAGAGAGTATAAGCCGCCTCTTTGAATTTGCAGGGTATGACGTGCTCAG GTTAAATCATGTAGGAGACTGGGGAACCCAGTTTGGCATGCTCATCGCTCACCTGCAAGATAAATTTCCAGATTATCTAACAGTTTCACCTCCTATTGGGGATCTTCAGCTCTTTTATAAG gaATCTAAGAAGAGGTTTGATACTGAGGAGGAATTTAAGAAGCGAGCATATCAGTGTGTAGTTCTGCTTCAGGGTAAAAACCCAGATATTACAAAAGCTTGGAAGCTTATCTGTGATGTCTCCCGCCAAG agTTTAATAAAATCTATGATGCCTTGGACATCTCTTTAATAGAGAGAGGGGAATCCTTCTATCAAGATAGGATGTATGATATTGTAAAGGAATTTGAAGATAGAG GATTTGTGCAGGTGGATGATGGCAGAAAGATTGTATTTGTCCCAGGGTGTTCCATACCATTAACCATAGTAAAATCAGATGGAGGTTATACCTATGATACATCTGACCTGGCTGCTATTAAACAAAGACTATTTGAGGAAAAAGCAGATATGATTATCTATGTGGTGGACAATGGACAA TCTGTGCACTTCCAGACAATATTTGCTGCTGCTCAAATGATTGGTTGGTATGACCCTAAAGTAACTCGAGTCTTCCTTGCTGGATTTGGTGTGGTGCTAGGGGAAGACAA gaaaaagtttaaaacacGTTCGGGTGAAACAGTGCGCCTCGTGGACCTTCTGGGAGAAGGACTAAAACGATCCATGGATaagttgaaggaaaaagaaagagacaag GTCTTAACTGCAGAGGAATTGAATGCTGCTCAGACATCCGTCGCATATGGCTGTATCAAATATGCTGACCTTTCCCATAACCGGTTGAATGACTACGTCTTCTCCTTTGACAAAATGCTAGATGACAAAGGAAATACAGCTGCTTACTTGTTGTATGCCTTCACTAGAATCAG gtctATTGCACGTCTGGCCAATATTGATGAAGAAATGCTCCAAAAAGCTGCTCGAGAAACCAAGATTCTTTTGGATCATGAGAAGGAATGGAAACTAGGCCGGTGCATTTTACGGTTCCCTGAGATTCTGCAAAAGATTTTAGATGACTTATTTCTCCACACTCTCTGTGATTATATATATGAGCTGGCAACTACTTTCACAGAGTTCTATGATAGCTGCTACTGTGTGGAGAAAGATAGACAGACTG gAAAAATATTGAAGGTGAACATGTGGCGTATGCTGCTATGTGAAGCAGTAGCTGCTGTCATGGCCAAGGGGTTTGATATCCTGGGAATAAAACCTGTCCAAAGGATGTAA
- the LOC129486041 gene encoding arginine--tRNA ligase, cytoplasmic isoform X1 yields the protein MEVLVAECSARLLQQEEEIKSLTAEIDRLKNCGCLGASPNLEQLQEENLKLKYRLNILRKSLQAERNKPTKNMINIISRLQEVFGHAIKAAYPDLENPPLLVTPSQQAKFGDYQCNSAMGISQMLKTKEQKVNPREIAENITKHLPDNECIEKVEIAGPGFINVHLRKDFVSEQLTSLLVNGIRLPALGENKKVIVDFSSPNIAKEMHVGHLRSTIIGESISRLFEFAGYDVLRLNHVGDWGTQFGMLIAHLQDKFPDYLTVSPPIGDLQLFYKESKKRFDTEEEFKKRAYQCVVLLQGKNPDITKAWKLICDVSRQEFNKIYDALDISLIERGESFYQDRMYDIVKEFEDRGFVQVDDGRKIVFVPGCSIPLTIVKSDGGYTYDTSDLAAIKQRLFEEKADMIIYVVDNGQSVHFQTIFAAAQMIGWYDPKVTRVFLAGFGVVLGEDKKKFKTRSGETVRLVDLLGEGLKRSMDKLKEKERDKVLTAEELNAAQTSVAYGCIKYADLSHNRLNDYVFSFDKMLDDKGNTAAYLLYAFTRIRSIARLANIDEEMLQKAARETKILLDHEKEWKLGRCILRFPEILQKILDDLFLHTLCDYIYELATTFTEFYDSCYCVEKDRQTGKILKVNMWRMLLCEAVAAVMAKGFDILGIKPVQRM from the exons AGTCTTCAGGCAGAAAGGAACAAACCAACTAAAAATATGATTAACATTATTAGCCGCCTACAAGAGGTCTTTGGTCATGCAATTAAGGCTGCATATCCAGATTTGGAAAATCCTCCTCTGCTAGTGACACCAAGTCAGCAGGCCAAGTTCGGGGACTATCAGTGTAATAGTGCTATGGGTATTTCTCAG ATGCTCAAAAccaaggaacagaaagttaatCCAAGAGAAATTGCTGAAAACATTACCAAACACCTCCCAGACAATGAATGTATTGAAAAAGTTGAAATTGCTGGTCCTG GTTTTATTAATGTCCACTTAAGAAAGGATTTTGTATCAGAACAATTGACCAGTCTCCTAGTGAATGGAATTCGACTACCTGCTCTGGGAGAGAATAAAAAG GTTATAGTTGACTTTTCCTCCCCTAATATAGCTAAAGAGATGCATGTAGGCCACCTGAGGTCCACTATCATAGGAGAGAGTATAAGCCGCCTCTTTGAATTTGCAGGGTATGACGTGCTCAG GTTAAATCATGTAGGAGACTGGGGAACCCAGTTTGGCATGCTCATCGCTCACCTGCAAGATAAATTTCCAGATTATCTAACAGTTTCACCTCCTATTGGGGATCTTCAGCTCTTTTATAAG gaATCTAAGAAGAGGTTTGATACTGAGGAGGAATTTAAGAAGCGAGCATATCAGTGTGTAGTTCTGCTTCAGGGTAAAAACCCAGATATTACAAAAGCTTGGAAGCTTATCTGTGATGTCTCCCGCCAAG agTTTAATAAAATCTATGATGCCTTGGACATCTCTTTAATAGAGAGAGGGGAATCCTTCTATCAAGATAGGATGTATGATATTGTAAAGGAATTTGAAGATAGAG GATTTGTGCAGGTGGATGATGGCAGAAAGATTGTATTTGTCCCAGGGTGTTCCATACCATTAACCATAGTAAAATCAGATGGAGGTTATACCTATGATACATCTGACCTGGCTGCTATTAAACAAAGACTATTTGAGGAAAAAGCAGATATGATTATCTATGTGGTGGACAATGGACAA TCTGTGCACTTCCAGACAATATTTGCTGCTGCTCAAATGATTGGTTGGTATGACCCTAAAGTAACTCGAGTCTTCCTTGCTGGATTTGGTGTGGTGCTAGGGGAAGACAA gaaaaagtttaaaacacGTTCGGGTGAAACAGTGCGCCTCGTGGACCTTCTGGGAGAAGGACTAAAACGATCCATGGATaagttgaaggaaaaagaaagagacaag GTCTTAACTGCAGAGGAATTGAATGCTGCTCAGACATCCGTCGCATATGGCTGTATCAAATATGCTGACCTTTCCCATAACCGGTTGAATGACTACGTCTTCTCCTTTGACAAAATGCTAGATGACAAAGGAAATACAGCTGCTTACTTGTTGTATGCCTTCACTAGAATCAG gtctATTGCACGTCTGGCCAATATTGATGAAGAAATGCTCCAAAAAGCTGCTCGAGAAACCAAGATTCTTTTGGATCATGAGAAGGAATGGAAACTAGGCCGGTGCATTTTACGGTTCCCTGAGATTCTGCAAAAGATTTTAGATGACTTATTTCTCCACACTCTCTGTGATTATATATATGAGCTGGCAACTACTTTCACAGAGTTCTATGATAGCTGCTACTGTGTGGAGAAAGATAGACAGACTG gAAAAATATTGAAGGTGAACATGTGGCGTATGCTGCTATGTGAAGCAGTAGCTGCTGTCATGGCCAAGGGGTTTGATATCCTGGGAATAAAACCTGTCCAAAGGATGTAA